A window of the Oncorhynchus mykiss isolate Arlee chromosome 15, USDA_OmykA_1.1, whole genome shotgun sequence genome harbors these coding sequences:
- the LOC110490329 gene encoding inhibitor of growth protein 3: MLYLEDYLEMIEQLPMDLRDRFTEMREMDLQVQNAMDQLEQRVNEFFVNAKKNKPEWREEQMGVIKKDYYKALEDADEKVQLANQIYDLVDRHLRKLDQELAKFKMELEADNAGITEILERRSLEMDSPSQPVNNHHVHSHTTVEKRKYTTQPSHHTTEHVPEKKFKSEALLSTLTSDASKENTPGCRTNSTTSASNNVYSVNSSQPLASYNLSSLPAGPGAGAGAITMAAAQAVQATAQMKEGRRTSSLKASYEAIKNNDFQLGREFSLTSRDTTGAYSTSALANTLTQTLTPAGSAIASDSRGGRKTKGNTKSSNHQSSSSSSSSSLSSCSSSSALAQELSQQVSALPESETNNQVDWTYDPNEPRYCICNQVSYGEMVGCDNQDCPIEWFHYGCVGLTEAPKGKWYCPQCTTAMKRRGSRHK; this comes from the exons ATGTTGTACCTAGAGGATTACCTCGAGA TGATCGAGCAGCTACCCATGGATCTCCGCGACAGGTTTACGGAAATGAGAGAGATGGACCTGCAAGTTCAGA ATGCCATGGACCAGTTGGAGCAGAGGGTGAATGAGTTCTTTGTCAATGCAAAGAAGAACAAGCCAGAGTGGAGGGAAGAGCAGATGGGAGTCATCAAAAAG GATTATTATAAAGCATTGGAGGATGCAGATGAGAAAGTACAGCTGGCCAATCAGATTTATGATCTG GTGGACCGTCACCTGAGGAAGCTGGACCAGGAGCTTGCTAAGTTCAAGATGGAGCTGGAGGCTGACAATGCTGGCATCACTGAGATTCTGGAGAGAC GATCCCTAGAGATGGACAGCCCCTCTCAGCCTGTCAATAACCACCACGTCCACTCACACACCACCGTGGAGA agaggaaGTACACCACGCAGCCGAGCCACCACACTACAGAGCACGTCCCAGAGAAGAAGTTCAAATCTGAAGCCCTGCTCTCCACACTTACGTCAGACGCCTCCAAGGAGAACACACCGGGCTGTCGCACCAACAGCACGACGTCAGCCTCTAACAACGTGTACAGTGTGAACTCGTCCCAGCCCCTGGCCTCCTACAACCTCAGCTCTCTGCCTGCTGGGCCTGGGGCTGGGGCAGGGGCCATCACCATGGCTGCAGCGCAGGCTGTACAGGCCACCGCACAG ATGAAGGAGGGCAGGAGGACTAGCAGTCTAAAGGCCAGCTACGAGGCCATTAAGAACAATGACTTCCAGCTGGGGAGGGAGTTCTCCCTGACCTCCCGGGATACCACGGGGGCCTACTCCACCTCCGCACTGGCCAACACCCTCACCCAGACCCTCACCCCAGCCGGCTCAGCCATCGCCTCCGACTCCCGCGGCGGACGCAAGACCAA GGGCAACACCAAGTCTTCCAACCACCAgtcgtcgtcctcctcttcttcttcatccctGTCGTCATGCTCCTCTTCTTCAGCCCTCGCCCAGGAGCTGTCGCAGCAGGTCTCGGCCCTCCCAGAGTCTGAGACcaacaaccaggtggactggacctACGACCCCAACGAGCCCCGCTACTGCATCtgcaaccag GTGTCTTATGGAGAAATGGTGGGCTGTGATAATCAAGAC tgCCCCATCGAGTGGTTCCACTACGGCTGCGTGGGCCTAACAGAAGCCCCCAAGGGGAAGTGGTACTGCCCCCAGTGTACTACTGCCATGAAGAGGAGAGGCAGCAGGCACAAATAG